One region of Triticum aestivum cultivar Chinese Spring chromosome 6B, IWGSC CS RefSeq v2.1, whole genome shotgun sequence genomic DNA includes:
- the LOC123135350 gene encoding translation initiation factor IF3-1, mitochondrial, which yields MALRRAIGSLAVRSQAASYCLRRAAASPPTLTPPPPPPPSFRRPVVVPRRSFAAPPQHVKKAFKDADDADAGPRLNNDITAPFLRIVTDQGHDVVPRHEALQTAARMGLDLVEVDRKADPPVCKIMDFHKEKYIKDAKDKERQKAKSAITLRCGDIKEVRFKAKTEIKDMKVKADAITRLMERGYRVKCMAMPAAAGNEAEDLGGPLSRLLGLIQDVCTVESGPHLDSKHAYVIVRHVKFATRKGGKKASQAIEDATKGTPRAATSESPATSADSGDETNEQGLEAEDPRESSAQKEGKDREFRGNNRGKLDNSRKAAAGSRIRPGPGGPQSSQPGLGSRSGNSQQEQTNNVPGMAPEQTNRYASRKQQTSTGDNQVRPPQQDPRRGEHEGRYPRPPLEQPSPPPPRFNQGSRPPQQDPRRNENEDRYRRPQDNQRPPLQQPGPPPPRFSQGSRPPQQDPRGNERGSHVPPFNSQRPQFQQPNQNAEPSAGNVGASTAARSVGVFSSRKPATASEPKKTADGAPSGGAGKPAADTGPAKSFGIFSKPKKG from the exons ATGGCTCTCCGCCGCGCCATCGGGTCCCTCGCCGTCCGCTCGCAGGCGGCATCATActgcctccgccgcgccgccgcctcgccgcccaccCTCACGcctcccccgcccccgcccccgtccTTCCGCCGCCCGGTCGTCGTCCCCCGCCGCTCCTTCGCCGCCCCGCCGCAGCAC GTCAAGAAGGCGTTCAAGgacgccgacgacgccgacgccgggCCCCGGCTCAACAACGACATCACCGCCCCCTTCCTCCGGATCGTCACGGACCAAG GGCATGACGTTGTCCCCCGGCACGAGGCGCTCCAGACGGCCGCCAGGATGGGCCTCGACCTGGTTGAG GTCGACCGGAAAGCGGACCCTCCGGTGTGCAAGATCATGGACTTCCACAAGGAGAAGTACATCAAGGATGCCAAGGATAAAGAGCGCCAAAAGGCCAAG TCTGCCATTACTTTGCGTTGTGGAGATATCAAAGAAGTGAGGTTTAAGGCGAAAACT GAAATTAAAGACATGAAGGTGAAAGCAGATGCAATTACCAGGCTgatggagcgtgggtacagggtgaAG TGCATGGCGATGCCCGCAGCCGCAGGTAACGAAGCAGAAGATTTAGGCGGACCGCTGTCTCGGTTACTAGGACTG ATACAAGATGTCTGCACTGTGGAAAGCGGGCCTCATTTGGACTCCAAGCATGCGTATGTTATTGTCAGGCACGTGAAGTTTGCAACCAGGAAAGGTGGAAAGAAAGCAAGCCAGGCCATTGAAGACGCAACCAAAGGCACCCCCCGCGCCGCTACCTCCGAATcaccagccactagcgctgatagTGGGGACGAGACAAACGAACAGGGTCTGGAAGCTGAGGATCCCCGGGAATCTTCAGCGCAAAAGGAAGGGAAAGATAGAGAGTTTAGAGGCAATAACCGCGGTAAATTGGACAACAGCAGGAAGGCTGCTGCAGGAAGCAGGATTCGCCCTGGTCCAGGGGGACCCCAATCATCGCAACCTGGACTTGGTTCCAGGAGTGGAAATTCTCAGCAAGAGCAGACTAATAATGTTCCAGGCATGGCACCCGAGCAAACCAACAGGTATGCCAGCCGTAAGCAGCAGACCTCCACAGGCGACAACCAAGTTAGACCACCGCAGCAGGACCCGAGAAGAGGTGAGCATGAAGGCCGCTATCCAAGGCCTCCTTTGGAACAGCCTAGCCCGCCGCCGCCAAGGTTCAACCAAGGCAGTAGACCCCCACAGCAAGACCCGAGAAGAAACGAGAATGAAGACAGGTATCGGCGTCCCCAGGACAACCAAAGGCCGCCTCTGCAGCAGCCTGGCCCGCCGCCCCCAAGGTTCAGCCAAGGCAGCAGACCGCCACAGCAGGACCCGAGGGGAAACGAGAGAGGAAGCCATGTCCCACCGTTTAACAGCCAGCGGCCGCAGTTCCAGCAACCGAATCAGAATGCCGAGCCATCAGCAGGGAATGTTGGTGCTTCGACAGCAGCCAGGAGTGTGGGCGTGTTCAGCAGCCGAAAGCCAGCCACGGCGTCCGAGCCGAAGAAGACGGCGGACGGCGCGCCGTCTGGTGGTGCCGGTAAGCCTGCTGCCGATACCGGTCCGGCCAAAAGCTTTGGAATATTCAGTAAGCCTAAAAAGGGATGA